A genomic region of Oryza glaberrima chromosome 1, OglaRS2, whole genome shotgun sequence contains the following coding sequences:
- the LOC127775117 gene encoding E3 ubiquitin-protein ligase RGLG3 — MWGDRTHHKHWNQAHVPSGTSKDKFQAKGQPKFIPDNYSSVDEVTAALRDAGLESSNLILGIDFTKSNEWSGRYSFGRKSLHAISATPNPYEQAISIIGRTLSPFDDDNLIPCFGFGDASTHDQSVFSFYQDSRSCCGFEEVLERYRQIVPHLNLSGPTSFAPLIYAAISVVENSNLQYHVLVIIADGQVTTSNTKDGKLSPQEQATIQAIVDASYYPLSIVMVGVGDGPWDAMQHFDDCIPDRAFDNFQFVNFTEIMSTSKDMPKKEAAFALADLMEIPSQYKATQGLRPLEKHAGHVASHLRILPPPNKVLENDNAAASRPPTASSQSTGFGKNTTDEQVCPICLTNPKDMAFQCGHLTCKECGPTLSTCPLCRVPITMRVRLYS; from the exons ATGTGGGGCGATCGGACTCATCACAAGCACTGGAATCAAGCTCATGTTCCCTCTGGAACTTCTAAGGACAAATTCCAGGCCAAAGGGCAACCGAAGTTTATTCCTGACAATTACAGCTCAGTGGATGAG GTTACTGCTGCGTTGAGAGACGCTGGTCTTGAGTCATCAAATCTGATTCTTGGTATTGACTTCACCAAAAGCAATGAATGGTCAG GCAGATATTCCTTTGGAAGAAAATCTCTGCATGCCATTAGTGCCACCCCTAATCCATATGAGCAAGCAATTTCTATAATTGGGCGAACACTGTCTCCTTTTGATGATGACAACTTGATACCATGTTTTGGATTTGGTGATG CTTCTACGCATGATCAGTCCGTCTTCAGCTTCTACCAAGACAGTCGTTCTTGCTGTGGTTTTGAAGAGGTTCTTGAAAGATATAGGCAAATTGTCCCACATTTGAACCTTTCAG GACCGACTTCTTTTGCTCCTCTTATCTACGCAGCAATTTCTGTTGTCGAAAATAGTAACTTGCAATACCATGTCCTCGTCATCATAGCTGATGGACAG GTGACCACCTCAAATACAAAGGATGGAAAATTAAGTCCGCAAGAGCAAGCAACTATACAAGCAATTGTTGATGCAAG CTACTATCCTCTTTCAATTGTGATGGTTGGGGTGGGAGATGGGCCATGGGATGCGATGCAACACTTCGATGACTGTATTCCTGACAGAGCTTTTGACAATTTTCAG TTTGTGAACTTCACAGAGATTATGTCAACAAGTAAGGATATGCCAAAGAAAGAGGCTGCATTTGCCCTTGCAGACCTTATGGAAATACCTTCTCAATATAAAGCAACTCAAGGCCTCCGACCACTGGA GAAGCATGCGGGTCATGTGGCCAGTCATCTGAGgattcttcctcctccaaacAAAGTTCTTGAGAACGACAACGCTGCAGCCTCACGTCCTCCAACTGCAAGCTCCCAGTCAACTGGCTTCGGAAAGAATACCACTGATGAGCAG GTTTGCCCAATCTGCTTAACCAATCCAAAGGACATGGCTTTTCAATGCGGTCACCTG ACATGCAAGGAATGTGGCCCAACTCTATCAACATGCCCCTTATGCCGCGTGCCAATTACGATGCGTGTAAGGCTCTACTCGTGA
- the LOC127775108 gene encoding protein NRT1/ PTR FAMILY 2.3-like gives MASDHENHTKKGGWITTIPFLAGSVVGLGMAMSATSSNLIVYLVHKYNVKAIHAAQISNVVRGCMQLAPVLAAALSDAFFGPYPIAVAGLIFSLLSFVLFTLTAALPSLLPPPCQRGAGGGGATATSCEPPNAAQSAVLYTALCLLAAGNGGTRYNMAALGADQFAGEGQPRRRRQGGGFFSCYFAFLYASYATGDTVLVYVQDGVSWALGFGVCVATTGLALAALLLGSRHYRRPVPKGSPFTAMARVAVAAARKATVDLGSRVQYYHGCNRDDAVPRADQAPSDRFRFLNRAAMVVAGETREEDGSVAKPWRLCTVQQVEDVKSVVRVLPLWSSGILVSVTVNAQVSLTVLQALTMDRAVGPRFAVPAASITVTVLAAFVLAAALFDRVAAPLCAAAGKLAITPLRRVGLGHALNVASMAVAALVERRRIGAARGRAAAAAAVVPMSVLWLVPQLALTGAEEALHLPGNTALFYGELPASLRGTATAMPPLFIAAGSYLSAAAVDAVRRGTTWLPDDLNASRLDCVYWTLAVLAAVNLGYFLLCATTYKYNNYGGDDGNVKAQTQTDDVS, from the exons ATGGCATCCGACCATGAAAACCACACGAAGAAAGGAGGCTGGATCACTACTATTCCGTTTCTCGCAG GAAGCGTGGTAGGGTTGGGGATGGCGATGAGCGCGACGAGCAGCAACCTCATCGTGTACCTGGTGCACAAGTACAACGTGAAGGCCATCCACGCCGCCCAGATCTCCAACGTCGTCCGCGGCTGCATGCAGCTCGcccccgtcctcgccgccgccctctccgacGCCTTCTTCGGCCCCtatcccatcgccgtcgccggcctcaTCTTCTCCCTCCTT TCATTTGTGCTGTTCACGTTGACGGCCGCGCTCCCGTCGCTACTCCCGCCGCCGTGCCagcgtggcgccggcggcgggggcgccacCGCGACGTCGTGCGAACCGCCGAACGCCGCGCAATCCGCCGTCCTCTACACGGCGCTGTGCCTCCTGGCCGCGGGCAACGGCGGCACGCGGTACAACATGGCGGCGCTGGGCGCCGACCAGTTCGCCGGCGAggggcagccgcggcggcggcggcagggcggcggGTTCTTCAGCTGCTACTTCGCGTTCCTGTACGCCTCCTACGCGACCGGCGACACGGTCCTCGTCTACGTGCAGGACGGCGTCAGCTGGGCCCTCGGCTTCGGCGTCTGCGTCGCCACCACCGggctcgccctcgccgcgctgctcctCGGCTCCCGCCATTACCGCCGGCCCGTCCCCAAGGGCAGCCCGTTCACGGCCATGGCcagggtcgccgtcgccgcggcgaggaAAGCAACGGTGGATTTGGGTTCACGAGTCCAATATTACCATGGATGCAATCGTGACGACGCAGTGCCACGAGCTGACCAAGCTCCAAGTGACAGATTCAG GTTTTTGAACCGAGCGGCcatggtggtggcgggggagaCGAGGGAGGAGGACGGGTCGGTGGCGAAGCCGTGGCGGCTGTGCACAGTGCAGCAGGTGGAGGACGTGAAGTCGGTGGTGCGCGTGCTGCCGCTCTGGTCGTCGGGGATCCTCGTCAGCGTGACGGTGAACGCGCAGGTGAGCCTCACCGTCCTCCAGGCGCTCACCATGGACCGCGCCGTCGGCCCGCGCTTCGCCGTCCCGGCGGCCTCCATCACGGTCACCGTGCTCGCCGccttcgtcctcgccgccgcgctcttcgaccgcgtcgccgcgccgctctgcgccgccgccggcaagctcGCGATCACCCCGCTACGCCGCGTCGGGCTCGGCCACGCCCTCAACGTCGCCAGCATGGCGGTCGCGGCCCTCGTCGAGCGGAGGCGGatcggcgccgcgcgcggccgcgccgcggcggcggcggcggtcgtgcCGATGTCGGTGCTGTGGCTGGTGCCGCAGCTGGCGCTgaccggcgcggaggaggcgctgCACCTGCCGGGGAACACGGCGCTGTTCTACGGCGAGCTGCCGGCGTCGCTGcgcggcacggcgacggcgatgccgcCGCTGTTCATCGCGGCGGGGTCGTACctgagcgcggcggcggtggacgcggtGAGGAGGGGCACGACGTGGTTGCCCGACGACCTGAACGCGTCGCGGCTGGACTGCGTGTACTGGAcgctcgccgtgctcgccgccgtcaacTTGGGCTACTTCCTTTTGTGCGCCACCACGTACAAGTACAACAATTACGGTGGTGACGATGGCAATGTGAAGGCCCAAACACAGACTGACGACGTTTCATGA
- the LOC127775135 gene encoding mitochondrial import inner membrane translocase subunit PAM16 like 2-like has product MAARLLANLLVIGGTVLGRAAVQAYRQAIVNANKTGAAQEAINGIRRASKAMTEQEARQILGISEKSTWEEIVQKYDTMFERNAKNGSFYLQSKVHRAKECLEAVYQKPDIPS; this is encoded by the exons ATG GCTGCTAGGCTTCTCGCGAATCTCCTCGTCATCGGCGGCACCGTGCTGGGCAGGGCCGCGGTCCAGGCGTATCGCCAAGCCATCGTCA ATGCAAACAAAACTGGAGCTGCCCAGGAAGCTATAAATGGTATTCGAAGGGCCAGCAAGGCCATGACTGAGCAAGAAGCCCGGCAAATACTAGGTATCAGCGAAAAGTCGACTTGGGAAGAGATCGTCCAG AAATACGATACTATGTTTGAGAGGAATGCTAAGAATGGGAGCTTCTATCTCCAGTCGAAAGTTCATCGGGCTAAAGAATGCCTAGAAGCTGTATATCAAAAGCCCGACATACCTAGCTGA
- the LOC127775126 gene encoding uncharacterized protein LOC127775126, protein MAAGSKKNPEPSSSSSSGDLGGKTVQELLDMDKDAVSELVSDHFHQLYSLQNHLDVDDDDDDDDHWSEHNEQEDRSQLQERLAFYRIIGYQLSMGGKIDELDIAKLKDKYSPEMLYNKGYFQYYEDSLEWYFDPERCMLTSLDDYQRLVLCDNGLYMDWDQYHSNYSTYESDLAYVKFCEELANETKWFEDYLVLIAVKDKVTIGQWDKVKNIVYLQALKIALRIRVVSLMQIMAGFQEYIWSMRFDCCNYKDFDGVYFEVWKRVAKQKMEFTDALSELYREDMFPLRNVDIKDELDNIRVRAGFHSMKENYDIYVACIDETVPENEARQLIKEAVIKMNRKPETYLDYARNKLQIAQDIGLITKSTQD, encoded by the exons ATGGCGGCAGGGAGCAAGAAGAATCCAGagccttcctcttcttcttcttcaggcGATCTCGGCGGCAAGACTGTACAAGAGCTCCTCGACATGGACAAGGATGCCGTCTCTGAGCTAGTGTCCGACCACTTCCATCAGCTGTACTCTCTCCAGAACCATCttgatgttgatgatgatgatgatgatgatgaccatTGGTCTGAACACAATGAGCAAGAGGATCGATCTCAGTTGCAGGAGCGGCTAGCCTTCTACCGCATCATAGGTTATCAG TTATCAATGGGTGGCAAGATTGACGAACTGGACATTGCAAAACTGAAGGATAAGTACTCTCCTGAAATGCTTTATAACAAGGGGTATTTCCAGTACTATGAGGATAGTCTTGAATGGTACTTCGATCCTGAACGATGCATGTTGACTAGCCTTGATGACTACCAGAGGCTAGTGCTTTGTGATAAT GGTTTGTACATGGACTGGGATCAATACCACTCAAATTATAGTACCTACGAGAGTGATCTAGCATATGTCAAATTCTGTGAAGAGCTAGCAAATGAGACTAAG TGGTTTGAGGATTATTTGGTACTCATTGCTGTTAAGGATAAGGTAACCATTGGTCAG TGggacaaagttaaaaatatagtTTACCTTCAAGCACTGAAGATCGCACTACGCATTCGTGTTGTTTCTCTAATGCAAATTATGGCTGGTTTCCAG GAATATATATGGAGCATGCGGTTTGATTGTTGTAACTACAAGGATTTTGATGGTGTGTATTTTGAGGTTTGGAAGCGGGTTGCTAAGCAAAAG ATGGAATTCACTGATGCTCTGTCGGAACTCTATAGAGAAGATATGTTTCCCTTGCGCAATGTTGATATTAAGGATGAGCTTGACAACATTCGAGTGAGAGCGGGATTCCATTCGATGAAGGAAAAT TACGACATCTACGTGGCTTGCATTGACGAAACG GTGCCAGAAAATGAAGCTCGTCAATTGATCAAAGAGGCCGTCATAAAAATG AATCGAAAACCAGAGACTTATTTGGATTACGCCAGGAACAAGTTGCAAATCGCACAAGATATCGGTTTGATCACCAAAA GTACACAGGACTAG
- the LOC127757396 gene encoding uncharacterized protein LOC127757396 — protein MDCAVVQIVMQVVLRRSICRLQEVFRVAVELGAAILAAVRLSGMASRRPTTTPSSPAAASRTTTYYYSPVAASMIGMSRLDRH, from the coding sequence atggaCTGCGCGGTGGTCCAGATCGTGATGCAGGTGGTCCTGAGGAGGAGCATCTGCAGGCTGCAGGAAGTCTTCCGCgtggcggtggagctcggcGCGGCGATCCTCGCGGCGGTGCGGTTGTCCGGCATGGCTTCCcgccggccgacgacgacgccgtcttcgccggcggccgcaTCAAGGACGACGACGTACTACTACTCGCCGGTGGCGGCCTCCATGATCGGCATGTCCAGGCTTGACAGGCACTAG